A segment of the Ferrimicrobium acidiphilum DSM 19497 genome:
CATCAAGCTCGATGATGGCACCAAAGCCGTCAAGGAGTGCGGACCTCTCTGCGGTGAGCGCTTTGCTGCCCGCGTCGATGACAAACTGGCCTGGAACGGCCGTACTAATCACTCGAGTTGCGACCACGGCAGCCAGCTGATCAGGTGTGGCGGCGCCGAGGGCAACCTGTTGGCGGTCGTTGAAGATGTAGGTACCTGGCCGCGCTTCAGTGACGGTACCGCCGAGATTATCGACCGTAGGAGAGGATCCGGCACTGAGGACCTTTGCCTCTACCCCGTGTGCATGTAAGCTGCTGCTGGCAATCTCGAGCGCAGCCATCTCGTCTGCTGCAGCGCGCTTGACCGCGTCGGCACCAGCATAGCTGTGGCCACCATGGGTGAAGACTCCGACGACTCGTAGCCCAAGCGATTGGCAACCGGCGGCTAACTCGCCCGCCTGATCTGGTTGAGTGCCGGTTCGGTGTTGCCCACTGTCGATCTCGATCATGATCTCAAGCTCAGCTGGCGCGCGTAACTGTGTGGCAAGAGCCTGAGCACCACGGAGTGAATCGACGCCTATTCGAAGTTTTGCAAGCTTGGAGAGTCGGTCTAGCTTCGCTGCCACCCTTGGTGTTGTCCAGAGTGGGAGAGCGAGAAAGAGATCGTCAAACCCAGCTGCGACAAATACCTCGGCCTCTCCGATCGTAGCCACGGTGATCCCATCTGCACCGAGAGCACGTTGTAGTCGAGCGAGATCTACTGATTTGTGCGTCTTGACGTGCGGCCGAAGTGCGATATGTCGGGAATGCAAGGAGTCAGCCATGCGTGTGAGGTTCGCCTCTACTACATCGAGGTTTATGAGGAGGCTCGGTGTCGCGATGTCATCTAAAGTCCAGGTCTCAGAGATGATAGTTACCTCCTTGCAGTGCGGCCTGATCGTTGTCGAGTGTGCCCTCAGGTGCAGACTCACTACGGGTAGCTGAGATCGGCTCTGAATAGATTCAACATCTCAGTGACCTAAGGGGTGCATCCGTTAATCGTCTCTAACGATCCTAGCTCTGCGAATGAACGA
Coding sequences within it:
- a CDS encoding alanine racemase, yielding MSLHLRAHSTTIRPHCKEVTIISETWTLDDIATPSLLINLDVVEANLTRMADSLHSRHIALRPHVKTHKSVDLARLQRALGADGITVATIGEAEVFVAAGFDDLFLALPLWTTPRVAAKLDRLSKLAKLRIGVDSLRGAQALATQLRAPAELEIMIEIDSGQHRTGTQPDQAGELAAGCQSLGLRVVGVFTHGGHSYAGADAVKRAAADEMAALEIASSSLHAHGVEAKVLSAGSSPTVDNLGGTVTEARPGTYIFNDRQQVALGAATPDQLAAVVATRVISTAVPGQFVIDAGSKALTAERSALLDGFGAIIELDGAIVTRLSEHHGVVTYQGTPPQEGTLLHVIPNHICTVVNLYDHFEVSRSGQTSDSITIDARGHLT